From the genome of Carassius gibelio isolate Cgi1373 ecotype wild population from Czech Republic chromosome A16, carGib1.2-hapl.c, whole genome shotgun sequence, one region includes:
- the LOC128030211 gene encoding small conductance calcium-activated potassium channel protein 3-like: MDPPPSLSLALLSASEDEEQRLPLPLGGLSHASLSGNYPGTNHSNHTGGNSSLERLNGTPSPTTPNLPPASLPKLPLSTTPIPNALHPTSTPLSSCLGSQHSLSGETSPVYNALFYSSHSPSTERERERGCKHRQASPLVHRRDSNPFTEIAMSSCKYSGGVMKPLSRLSASRRNLIESDSGSDTKEGGASGSQVTAASSQHSQPQTQNPPEIVISSKEDPPYGHAYELEASANQMSIYHQNHALSESRGVLGGVARGGTNGRRGGAVVGGPGRTASKASKRKNQNIGYKLGHRRALFEKRKRLSDYALIFGMFGIVVMVIETELSWGVYTKSSMYSLALKCLISLSTVILLGLIIAYHAREVQRVKKHADQSEESILGSD; this comes from the exons ATGGATCCCCCTCCCTCTCTGAGTCTGGCCCTTCTCAGTGCGAGCGAAGACGAAGAGCAACGTCTGCCCCTTCCTCTCGGTGGTCTCTCCCATGCTTCCCTTTCTGGCAACTACCCTGGGACCAACCACTCGAATCACACTGGAGGCAACAGCAGCTTGGAGCGTCTCAATGGCACTCCGTCGCCCACCACACCGAACCTTCCCCCGGCATCGCTGCCCAAGCTGCCCTTGTCCACGACACCAATCCCCAACGCTCTCCACCCCACCAGCACACCGCTCTCCTCCTGCCTGGGCAGCCAACATAGCCTGAGCGGGGAGACCTCGCCTGTCTACAACGCTCTGTTCTACTCCTCTCATTCGCCTTCCACTGAGCGAGAGCGGGAGAGGGGATGCAAGCACAGGCAGGCCAGTCCGCTGGTGCACAGGCGGGACAGTAACCCCTTTACCGAGATTGCCATGAGCTCTTGCAAGTACAGCGGCGGCGTGATGAAGCCGCTCAGCCGCCTCAGTGCCTCCCGCCGGAACCTCATCGAGTCCGACAGCGGAAGTGACACCAAAGAGGGCGGGGCGAGTGGGAGCCAGGTGACCGCGGCCTCCTCTCAACACAGTCAGCCCCAAACCCAGAACCCCCCAGAGATTGTTATCTCCTCAAAAGAGGATCCTCCTTACGGACACGCTTACGAACTCGAGGCCTCGGCCAATCAAATGTCCATCTACCACCAGAACCACGCCCTCTCTGAGAGCAGGGGTGTGCTGGGAGGCGTGGCACGGGGCGGGACTAATGGAAGGAGGGGCGGTGCTGTCGTGGGAGGGCCGGGGAGGACCGCTTCCAAAGCCAGTAAACGTAAGAATCAGAACATTGGCTACAAACTAGGCCACAGGAGGGCACTGTTCGAAAAGAGGAAGAGACTTAGCGACTATGCGCTCATATTCGGCATGTTTGGCATTGTTGTCATGGTGATTGAGACCGAGCTGTCCTGGGGTGTCTACACTAAG AGCTCCATGTATTCACTGGCACTGAAGTGTCTTATCAGCCTTTCCACCGTCATTCTTCTTGGACTAATCATCGCTTACCATGCTCGAGAGGTGCAG AGAGTTAAGAAACACGCAGACCAATCAGAGGAGTCCATACTGGGAAGTGACTGA